A section of the Cryobacterium soli genome encodes:
- a CDS encoding PadR family transcriptional regulator: MALLDILILSNLRAGPVHGYELKQRVQRPTTTRLSNNSLYPILRRFEESGAVSSVHEAQEGRPARTIYAITDHGRVLLTELISTLPAALAGNEEEFLARLNFFAEITPTGRQSILDARAAALAARLEQAHAVLADAVASPTGAWRSLAMEHLVATLETERRWVDELRGMRVPTTTTPSVTPDTEGTR, translated from the coding sequence ATGGCGCTTCTGGACATCCTGATTCTCAGCAACCTGCGGGCCGGGCCTGTGCACGGGTACGAGCTCAAGCAACGGGTGCAGCGCCCCACCACGACCCGGCTGAGTAACAACTCGCTCTACCCGATCCTGCGCCGGTTCGAGGAGTCGGGTGCCGTCTCGAGCGTGCACGAGGCCCAGGAAGGCCGGCCCGCGCGCACCATCTACGCCATCACCGATCACGGCCGGGTCCTGCTTACCGAGCTCATCTCCACTCTCCCGGCCGCGCTCGCCGGAAACGAGGAGGAGTTCCTGGCCCGGCTGAACTTCTTCGCCGAGATCACTCCCACCGGCCGGCAGAGCATCCTCGACGCCCGCGCGGCAGCCTTGGCTGCGCGGCTCGAGCAAGCGCACGCCGTTCTGGCCGACGCGGTCGCCTCGCCCACCGGCGCCTGGCGATCACTCGCCATGGAGCATCTCGTGGCGACCCTCGAGACCGAACGCCGCTGGGTCGACGAACTGCGCGGGATGCGCGTGCCCACCACCACGACT
- the ppk2 gene encoding polyphosphate kinase 2, which yields MGVVDEEVPVGDKKNAGSDKMRRKDYEAELAILQGRLVSLQEWVKRTGAKVCIVFEGRDTAGKGGTIKRIVERVSPRVFRVVALPSPTEREKTQMYIQRYLAHFPAAGEVVIFDRSWYNRAGVERVMGFCTPQQTEDFLRMAPLVERAMVDSGIILLKYWLEVSEDEQTRRLESRINDPRKTWKLSAMDIESYGRWYDYSRARDAMFQATDVGAAPWYIAHTDDKKRGRLNIISHLLSQVPYEAEPTPDVKLPHRQKPGDYQEPTLTLRQIPTPF from the coding sequence ATGGGGGTGGTCGACGAGGAGGTGCCCGTGGGCGACAAGAAGAACGCCGGCAGCGACAAGATGCGGCGCAAGGACTACGAGGCCGAGCTGGCCATCCTGCAGGGCCGGCTCGTCTCCCTGCAGGAGTGGGTGAAGCGCACCGGCGCCAAGGTCTGCATCGTCTTCGAGGGCCGCGACACCGCCGGCAAGGGCGGCACGATCAAGCGCATCGTCGAGCGGGTCAGCCCCCGGGTGTTCCGGGTGGTGGCGCTGCCCTCCCCCACCGAGCGGGAAAAGACCCAGATGTACATCCAGCGCTACCTGGCGCATTTCCCCGCCGCCGGCGAGGTGGTCATCTTCGACCGCAGCTGGTACAACCGAGCCGGTGTGGAACGCGTGATGGGCTTCTGCACGCCGCAGCAGACCGAGGACTTCCTGCGGATGGCGCCGCTGGTCGAGCGGGCCATGGTCGACTCCGGCATCATCCTGCTCAAGTACTGGCTCGAGGTCAGTGAGGACGAGCAGACCCGGCGTCTGGAGAGCCGGATCAATGATCCCCGCAAGACCTGGAAACTCTCCGCGATGGACATCGAGTCCTACGGACGCTGGTACGACTACTCCCGGGCCAGGGATGCCATGTTCCAGGCCACGGATGTGGGCGCCGCACCCTGGTACATCGCCCACACCGACGACAAGAAGCGCGGCCGGCTCAACATCATCAGCCACCTGCTCAGCCAGGTGCCCTACGAGGCCGAGCCGACGCCCGACGTGAAGCTGCCACACCGGCAGAAGCCCGGCGACTACCAAGAGCCCACGCTCACCCTGCGGCAGATTCCCACGCCGTTCTAG